A region of the Candidatus Methylomirabilis oxygeniifera genome:
ACAGCAACGTTCCCTGAGAGCCACGCGTCACAATGACGACGTGAGGGCCGCGCGTAAGCAGCGTCTTGGCTGCTGCTACAGCGCTGGGCAGGTCGGAGACGGCGATCCCCGTCAATGCTTCGGCCTCGGTCTCGTTCGGCGTCAGCAGATCGACATGGCACAGCAGATCGTCCGACAAAGGGCGCGCAGGCGCCGGATTCAGGATGGTCATCATCCCGTGGGCCTTAGCGAACCGTAGCGCACGCTCGACGGTCACGATCGGGATTTCGAGTTGTACAAGCATAACGGTTCCTTGGGCCAGGAAGGGCTCGTGCTGCTCAACGTCTACCGGCAGGAGCAACCGATTGCTGCCTGGCGCCACGGCGATCTGATTCCGTCCCTGTCGATCAACAACAATGAGGGCAACGCCTGTCGGCGCCGACTCGTGTCGAAGCAGGCCGTCGGCCGGCAGTCCCGCTGCGGTGAGGTCGCGGCAAATCCGGTCGCCGAACGGATCGCGCCCGAGCTTCGTGAGAAACCGGACATCAGCTCCCGCCCGAAGCGCTGCGATGGCCTGATTCGCGCCTTTCCCACCGTTCGAGAGAAGCAGTGCGCCGCCGAGGACCGTCTCTCCCTCTCGCGGCAGTGTGGAGACAGTCACGGTCACATCAAGGTTGGCGCTCCCGATGACGACAACCTGTCCGCTCAGGTGAGCGGCCGGCATATCCGCTCCAGGAAAAGGGCCATGAACCGTCCGGCATCTACCTCCATACAGACCTGAAGATTCGGCGGCTGTTTCCATTCCTCCCTGATCTGACGTCTGTCGGCAATGGTCATCCCTTGCGCTGAACCGTCGCCTGTCTCCACTTCGACGTGCAGTGGCCGACGCACCACAAGTGACGGATCGATCACGACACCGACGGCAAGCGGATCATGGAGCGGGATCGCAGCGCACCCCGACCGCTCTTGTTCAATGCCGAACAGTCGCTCAGTGACATCGCGGACGAACCGGGTCACGCGACTGCCGACATGTCGAACGACGGCCTCAATCAACTCCGCCCTGAGCATGACCCGCTGTGTGACATCCAAGGGAACGAGAGTAATCGGCAAGCCGGAGGTGAACACCAGCCTGGCGGCCTCGGGATCGGTATAGAGATTAAACTCCGCTCCGGGTGTAACGTTGCCCGGCCCTTGGATCGCCCCGCCCATAATGACGATCTCTTTGACCTTCGCCATCTCGGTTGGGGCCGCCTGGATCGCCATCGCCAGGTTGGTCAACGGCCCAATGCAGATCACGACGATCTCCCCGGGAGCGCCACTAATGAGTTCGGCAATCAATGCCGGGGCGGATTGGGATGCGAGACGTTGTTGCGGTTCGGGGTATCGGAGTACCCCAGCCTCTGTCCTGAAACGAGAAAGGTCTCCGAGACCGTCCTCGCCGTGGTAACTCTCGGCAGTACGCAGCGGCCGCGTCATGGGATGTGTCGCGCCCTTCGCTACCGGGGGTCGTGGGTGCGGATCCGTCACCTCAAGCAGCAGGCTGGTGTTCCGCACCGCCTGCGCGACCGTGACATTACCGGCCACGGTCGTGATCGCCTCAACCGATAACTCCGGCGAGGCGAGAGCGAGGATCAGCGCCAGCGCATCATCAATGCCCGGATCGGTGTCGATAATCACGCGTATCTTGGACATCTATTCGGCTCCTGTGCAGGTATTGTAATCGAGTTTGGCTCGATCTGCTACCCCAAGTATCCGGGATTAAGATGAACGGCCGCCAATGGTGCACCTGTCACGGCATCGTAGCGTTTTTCCTGTTGACCCTCTGGGGCTATGTCTGTTAAGGTGTAACGCGTCTTTCGGGGCAACAGCTATTCGATTTGCAATCCGCGGAGGTCACGATGTCGGGATCGGCCCATCACCACTGGACACGAAGAGCCTTCCTGAGGGCCTCTCTTGTCTCCGCCCTTGCGCTCGTCGGCAGGCCGGCGTGGGCGCAGGAGCTGGTCATCCCTTCGGGCCAGGAGGGGAGGATCGCACTGTATAACACCCACACCCACGAACGACTGGATGTCACGTACCGGCAGCCGTCCGGTGAGTACGATGCGGATGCGCTGAGCGCCATCGATCAGCTTCTGCGATGCCACTATACCAATAAAGTCGCCAAGATGGATGTCGGCGTGATCGAGTTTGTGAACGCCCTGGATAAGCGGTTAGGCGGGGGCAATGAGATTCATGTCATATCGGGTTTCAGGTCGCCTGAGTATAATAAACTGCTGCGACAAAGAAGTCGGCGTGTTGCCAGACACAGCCTCCATCAGTCCGGCAAGGCCATAGATCTCCGCATTCCGGGAGTTGGCCTGAATGCTATTCGGAAAATGGCTCTGGATTTACGGTCCGGCGGAGTCGGCTACTATCCCCGCAGAGGGTTCATCCACCTGGATTCCGGGCAGTTTAGGCACTGGTGAGTAGCCGGCCTCTTTGGCGGACCTTCATTGTCGCCTGCTTCCTCCTGTTATCCGCGCCCAGTGATCTCTGGAGTGCGACTTCTCCTCCTCCTTCCCGCTGTACCATTCAGTATCCCAGTGATACCAGGATAGATTGGGAATGCCGGCGGCTGCGCGCCCGCGAGACGCTGGAAACCCTGTTTGGGAACCAATGGGTGGATCTGGCCAGATTCAACCGGATCGATCGGCGTCATGCCATTCCTGGTGTTTCTCTGAAGGTCCCAAAGCGCCTTGAGGACGTGGCGGGCTTCACACCGATGCCCCAGGAGTACCCACTAGCGGCAGCAGAGGCGAAGCTCATCCTCGTAGATCTTGCGGAGCAGTTTCTCGGCGCCTATGAGCATGGTCGCTTGGCGTTCTCGGTGCCGATTGCCTCAGGCGAGCGGGAGAACGAAACCCCGGCAGGCGAGTTTACAATTACTGCCGCCCACCGCCGCCATCATTCGTCCCGCTATACCATCGAGAAGACCGGTATTCCATATCCCATGAACTACGCCCTTCGGTTCCACACCAGTACGGACGGTATCGCATTCTGGATGCACGGGCGCGACATGCCCGGATATCCGGCCTCACACGGCTGCATCGGGCTCTACGATGAGCCGATGCAGAAGAAGTACTACGGATACCCCCGCAAGCCGGTCCTTGAAGATGCCAGGACTCTCTATAATTGGGTATTAGCGCCGCTTCCTGAGGACGAGAAGTATCGGATCCTTGACAATGGGCCACGGGTGTTGATTGTAGGACATGCACCGGTTCGCATGCGACGATCGAGTCGGGATCACTCACGTACCCAACCTGCCCCTCGAATCGCTCCCGACGCCATACATTAAGACGAAACCGATCCGCTGCGCCTGCCGAACCGGGAAGACCATTGTCACGTTCCTCCAGCAGGATACTTGGCGCTTGGAATCCGGCGCCGGTCCGTGTAAGATACCCCTCCAATGAAATACCGCTGGTTCGTCCGAGGCGATATCGACGGCTTCTTCGGCCTGTTCATCGACAACCTGCTGCAGC
Encoded here:
- the rbsK gene encoding Ribokinase; translated protein: MPAAHLSGQVVVIGSANLDVTVTVSTLPREGETVLGGALLLSNGGKGANQAIAALRAGADVRFLTKLGRDPFGDRICRDLTAAGLPADGLLRHESAPTGVALIVVDRQGRNQIAVAPGSNRLLLPVDVEQHEPFLAQGTVMLVQLEIPIVTVERALRFAKAHGMMTILNPAPARPLSDDLLCHVDLLTPNETEAEALTGIAVSDLPSAVAAAKTLLTRGPHVVIVTRGSQGTLLCAASGMRHLPAFPVEAVDTTAAGDAFNGALAMAMAGESPADALHAGRFRLLEDAVRIANAAGALTTTRRGAQESLPAKADIERLLAERPLS
- a CDS encoding Inosine-uridine preferring nucleoside hydrolase, yielding MSKIRVIIDTDPGIDDALALILALASPELSVEAITTVAGNVTVAQAVRNTSLLLEVTDPHPRPPVAKGATHPMTRPLRTAESYHGEDGLGDLSRFRTEAGVLRYPEPQQRLASQSAPALIAELISGAPGEIVVICIGPLTNLAMAIQAAPTEMAKVKEIVIMGGAIQGPGNVTPGAEFNLYTDPEAARLVFTSGLPITLVPLDVTQRVMLRAELIEAVVRHVGSRVTRFVRDVTERLFGIEQERSGCAAIPLHDPLAVGVVIDPSLVVRRPLHVEVETGDGSAQGMTIADRRQIREEWKQPPNLQVCMEVDAGRFMALFLERICRPLT
- a CDS encoding conserved protein of unknown function (Evidence 4 : Homologs of previously reported genes of unknown function), whose product is MNGRQWCTCHGIVAFFLLTLWGYVC
- a CDS encoding conserved exported protein of unknown function (Evidence 4 : Homologs of previously reported genes of unknown function), translating into MSGSAHHHWTRRAFLRASLVSALALVGRPAWAQELVIPSGQEGRIALYNTHTHERLDVTYRQPSGEYDADALSAIDQLLRCHYTNKVAKMDVGVIEFVNALDKRLGGGNEIHVISGFRSPEYNKLLRQRSRRVARHSLHQSGKAIDLRIPGVGLNAIRKMALDLRSGGVGYYPRRGFIHLDSGQFRHW
- a CDS encoding ErfK/YbiS/YcfS/YnhG precursor, with protein sequence MSSRPLWRTFIVACFLLLSAPSDLWSATSPPPSRCTIQYPSDTRIDWECRRLRARETLETLFGNQWVDLARFNRIDRRHAIPGVSLKVPKRLEDVAGFTPMPQEYPLAAAEAKLILVDLAEQFLGAYEHGRLAFSVPIASGERENETPAGEFTITAAHRRHHSSRYTIEKTGIPYPMNYALRFHTSTDGIAFWMHGRDMPGYPASHGCIGLYDEPMQKKYYGYPRKPVLEDARTLYNWVLAPLPEDEKYRILDNGPRVLIVGHAPVRMRRSSRDHSRTQPAPRIAPDAIH
- a CDS encoding protein of unknown function (Evidence 5 : No homology to any previously reported sequences); the protein is MHRFACDDRVGITHVPNLPLESLPTPYIKTKPIRCACRTGKTIVTFLQQDTWRLESGAGPCKIPLQ